One stretch of Armatimonadota bacterium DNA includes these proteins:
- a CDS encoding ABC transporter permease gives MTNGCELASDASERAMGKSVGGFLEFIGEATLVGGGAIRRILQADVSLRDTICQMAAVGVNSIPIVVVTTAFSGAVLALYTTQLLVQYGAGNLVGGGVSLSVTRELAPVLTAIVVAARAGSAIAAEIGTMKVTEQIDALRSMGTSPIQYLAAPRLLALVIMLPVLTMMGMIVGSFGGYLVATMNGVSGSSCLNSTRIWLDFYDVAMGLLKTVFFGAFIAIAGTQQGLATSGGAAGVGRRTMNAVVISMILIYISNFFLAYVMFGRNTPGF, from the coding sequence GTGACTAACGGGTGCGAACTGGCGAGCGATGCCTCAGAACGGGCGATGGGGAAGAGCGTCGGCGGATTCCTTGAGTTCATCGGAGAGGCCACCCTGGTCGGCGGCGGGGCGATCAGGCGCATCCTCCAGGCCGACGTCAGTCTGCGCGACACGATCTGCCAGATGGCGGCCGTCGGGGTCAATTCGATACCGATCGTAGTCGTTACGACGGCTTTCTCGGGAGCGGTTCTCGCCCTCTACACCACTCAGTTGCTGGTGCAGTACGGCGCCGGGAACCTGGTCGGCGGTGGAGTCTCGCTCTCGGTCACGCGCGAACTTGCACCGGTGCTCACGGCGATCGTCGTGGCGGCCAGAGCGGGGTCGGCCATCGCGGCCGAGATCGGCACGATGAAGGTTACGGAGCAGATTGACGCCCTACGTTCCATGGGCACGAGCCCCATCCAGTACCTGGCGGCCCCTCGGTTGCTCGCCCTGGTGATAATGCTGCCCGTGCTTACCATGATGGGCATGATAGTCGGCAGCTTCGGGGGCTACCTGGTCGCCACGATGAACGGAGTGTCCGGGTCGAGCTGTCTCAACTCTACCAGGATCTGGCTCGATTTCTACGATGTGGCGATGGGTCTGCTCAAGACGGTTTTCTTCGGCGCGTTTATCGCGATCGCGGGAACTCAGCAGGGACTTGCCACTTCAGGCGGCGCGGCGGGAGTGGGTCGACGGACGATGAACGCCGTCGTCATCTCGATGATCCTGATCTATATCTCCAACTTCTTCCTGGCGTATGTCATGTTCGGGCGCAACACGCCGGGCTTCTGA
- a CDS encoding sodium-translocating pyrophosphatase has product MMMPAIWIVFVSAIIGLLFGAKWFVSISKEDPGSRGMIEVSRAVQEGAWAYLMKQIKTMIWFVIAIAIGLIFLYRNNPAYNVEGTAMPLYIGVAVAFVMGVAASYLAGLIGMAMAVRANCRVANAALTSYKKALYIAFRSGAVSGMATVGLGLLGACIVFFLFGNQSMKVLVGFGFGGCLAALFMRIGGGIYTKAADVGADLVGKVEQGIPEDDPRNAATIADNVGDNVGDCAGMAADVFESYEVTLVAAIILGAAAHAVVGGGAAVLALVVYPLLIRAVGVFASIIGIYSVVGKDDMNMNPMRPINIGYWVSAAFAILGFFVVSWYVFGVVHPVQAHGVDIAWWKFAAANLMGVILALVIERTTEYFTATEKKPVTEAAKAAKSGPATIILSGFASGLESAVWGVVAICVSILASALLFKDPMMAAYGVALSGLGLLATTGFMLAMDTYGPISDNANGVFEMSGALKEEGVSPNAHKIVHKLDAVGNTTKALTKGLAIATAVIAATALFKSFMADAGLTAIQVNLTEVFIGLLIGGAVPFLFCSFAINAVSRAAFQLVEEVRRQFREIVGIMDYDPRSGSDVGKPDYQRCVEISTAAAQKELMSPAVLAVSAPILVAFALGFEALGGFLAGAILSGQLMAVMLSNTGGLWDNAKKKIEDGMFGGKGTDEHKAAVVGDTVGDPFKDTAGPALNPLIKVMNLVALLVAPISLADMSITARAVVSIVAILALVGATLWSKRGGLDVDTSAPAKIEEETA; this is encoded by the coding sequence ATGATGATGCCCGCGATCTGGATCGTATTCGTCAGCGCTATCATAGGCCTGCTTTTCGGGGCCAAGTGGTTCGTTTCGATCTCGAAGGAGGACCCCGGTTCGAGGGGAATGATCGAGGTCTCCCGCGCGGTACAGGAAGGGGCCTGGGCCTACCTGATGAAGCAGATCAAGACCATGATCTGGTTTGTCATCGCCATCGCAATCGGCCTGATATTCCTGTACAGGAACAACCCCGCGTACAACGTCGAGGGAACGGCGATGCCGCTCTACATCGGCGTCGCGGTCGCTTTCGTGATGGGAGTCGCCGCGTCGTACCTTGCCGGCCTGATCGGCATGGCGATGGCGGTTCGAGCGAACTGCCGCGTCGCCAACGCCGCGCTCACCAGCTACAAGAAGGCTCTCTACATCGCATTCCGCTCGGGCGCCGTCTCCGGCATGGCGACCGTCGGCCTGGGGCTGCTCGGCGCGTGCATCGTGTTCTTCCTATTCGGCAACCAATCCATGAAGGTGCTGGTCGGCTTCGGCTTCGGCGGGTGTCTCGCCGCCCTTTTCATGAGGATCGGCGGAGGAATCTACACGAAGGCCGCTGACGTCGGCGCCGACCTGGTAGGCAAGGTGGAACAGGGTATTCCCGAGGACGATCCCCGGAACGCCGCCACCATCGCAGACAACGTCGGCGACAACGTCGGCGACTGCGCCGGCATGGCCGCGGACGTCTTCGAGTCGTACGAGGTCACTCTCGTCGCCGCGATCATCCTCGGGGCGGCCGCGCACGCGGTCGTCGGCGGAGGAGCCGCGGTGCTGGCGCTGGTCGTCTACCCGCTTCTCATCAGAGCGGTCGGCGTCTTCGCCTCGATCATCGGCATCTACTCGGTCGTCGGCAAAGACGACATGAACATGAACCCGATGCGCCCGATCAACATAGGCTACTGGGTTTCGGCGGCATTCGCCATACTCGGCTTCTTCGTCGTTTCCTGGTATGTCTTTGGAGTAGTTCATCCCGTGCAGGCGCACGGGGTTGACATCGCCTGGTGGAAGTTCGCCGCGGCGAACCTCATGGGCGTGATTCTTGCTCTCGTCATAGAGCGCACCACCGAGTACTTCACGGCGACGGAGAAGAAGCCCGTCACCGAGGCGGCAAAGGCCGCCAAGAGCGGACCTGCCACGATCATCCTCAGCGGGTTCGCATCGGGGCTCGAGTCCGCTGTGTGGGGCGTGGTAGCGATCTGCGTCAGCATCCTGGCCTCGGCACTGCTCTTCAAGGATCCGATGATGGCCGCATACGGCGTGGCGCTATCCGGGCTCGGACTGCTGGCGACAACCGGCTTCATGCTCGCGATGGACACCTACGGCCCGATCTCGGACAACGCGAACGGCGTCTTCGAGATGTCCGGCGCGCTGAAGGAAGAAGGCGTCAGCCCGAACGCCCACAAGATCGTCCACAAGCTCGACGCGGTCGGCAACACCACCAAGGCTCTGACCAAGGGCTTGGCGATCGCGACCGCGGTCATCGCGGCGACCGCGCTTTTCAAGTCGTTCATGGCCGATGCCGGCCTGACGGCGATCCAGGTCAACCTGACCGAGGTGTTCATCGGCCTGTTGATCGGCGGAGCGGTGCCGTTCCTGTTCTGCTCGTTCGCGATCAACGCGGTAAGCCGCGCGGCATTCCAACTGGTTGAGGAAGTCCGCCGCCAGTTCCGCGAGATAGTGGGCATCATGGACTACGATCCGCGCTCGGGCTCCGACGTGGGCAAGCCGGACTACCAGCGGTGTGTCGAGATTTCCACGGCCGCGGCGCAGAAGGAACTCATGAGTCCGGCCGTCCTCGCCGTCTCGGCTCCGATCCTGGTGGCATTCGCCCTGGGATTCGAGGCGCTCGGCGGATTCCTGGCAGGCGCGATCCTCTCCGGTCAGCTGATGGCCGTCATGCTATCGAACACCGGCGGGCTGTGGGACAACGCCAAGAAGAAGATCGAGGACGGCATGTTCGGCGGCAAGGGCACCGACGAGCACAAGGCTGCGGTGGTAGGCGACACCGTCGGCGACCCGTTCAAGGACACCGCCGGCCCGGCGCTGAACCCGCTGATCAAGGTCATGAACCTGGTCGCGCTGCTTGTGGCGCCGATCTCGCTCGCGGACATGTCCATTACGGCTAGAGCGGTCGTGTCCATCGTGGCAATCCTGGCTCTGGTGGGTGCAACCCTCTGGAGCAAGCGAGGGGGTCTGGACGTGGACACAAGCGCTCCGGCCAAGATCGAAGAAGAGACTGCCTAG
- a CDS encoding complex I NDUFA9 subunit family protein yields the protein MILITGGTGFVGSHVVRALTEARLEVRCLARTPASIEGASVVVGDVTDPGSLADAVSGVETIVHLVGIIRERGRATFERVHVEGTRNVIEAAGARGVRRIIHMSALGARPDGVSRYETTKWQAEELVRASGMEWVVVRPSVIIGERGEFTGILRDLVTRPPVIPVIGTGTYRLQPLYVRDLARAFVRVQADGSLWGSVYEFGGPEQLTFNEMLRVTAEVLGVRKPMVHLPLWLMKPLIASMERLTARFPITSDQLAMMAGDSVTERNAFAESFEIEPTPFREALELSLKT from the coding sequence ATGATACTTATCACTGGGGGAACGGGGTTTGTCGGAAGCCACGTTGTCAGGGCGTTGACCGAGGCCCGTCTCGAAGTGCGGTGTCTGGCCCGGACCCCTGCGTCCATCGAGGGCGCGTCGGTGGTAGTCGGCGACGTCACCGATCCGGGTTCGCTCGCGGATGCCGTCTCGGGTGTCGAGACTATTGTCCACCTCGTCGGGATCATCCGGGAGCGGGGCCGCGCCACCTTCGAGCGAGTCCACGTCGAGGGTACGCGAAACGTCATCGAGGCCGCCGGAGCTCGCGGCGTCAGGCGGATCATCCACATGAGCGCGCTCGGCGCCCGACCCGACGGCGTATCCCGCTACGAGACGACCAAATGGCAGGCGGAGGAACTCGTGCGCGCGTCCGGCATGGAGTGGGTCGTCGTCCGGCCGTCTGTGATCATCGGCGAGCGGGGCGAGTTCACCGGCATACTCCGCGATCTCGTCACCAGGCCTCCCGTAATCCCTGTCATCGGCACGGGGACGTACAGGCTCCAGCCGCTCTACGTCCGCGATCTTGCCCGCGCGTTTGTCAGGGTGCAGGCCGACGGCTCGTTGTGGGGGAGCGTCTACGAGTTCGGCGGGCCGGAGCAGTTGACGTTCAATGAGATGCTGCGCGTCACAGCAGAAGTCCTCGGCGTGCGCAAGCCGATGGTCCATCTGCCGCTCTGGCTCATGAAGCCGCTGATAGCGTCTATGGAGCGCCTGACCGCCCGCTTCCCGATCACGAGCGACCAGCTCGCGATGATGGCCGGCGACAGCGTGACGGAGCGCAACGCGTTCGCCGAGTCGTTCGAGATCGAGCCGACACCGTTCCGTGAGGCGCTGGAGCTCTCCCTCAAGACGTGA
- a CDS encoding N-6 DNA methylase — translation MIEVEHRTSDPSRITNHESRHQRILGQYFTPEPVVALCYRMLRDLDPDTTNPSIIDPSCGSGAFLSHALDRGLTTPDRLFGVEKDPSVAETIHLSGVRIFIGDGLSRSSNWRPAKSEIPSPRSEMAFDWVVGNPPFGSRGESDVEPVKAHFSVWRANGVRGSSRYPIEILFLERFVQLAKPGGHIAVIVPDGILSNARLSYVREWLCEHAEIMAVVSLPQRTFHRQGTAAKASVLVLRKRHRIETDEREYGGVELWEYAGVLHRLQHSPVPPFRAGDRLDPAYYHPDFTENARFLSGLPAVVPLGDLIGFTTYGAVGSRKYSQSGVRYITPANLLLDDEGYTVGVGVHSPERFVAEGSHSDPPRSRLRRGDLLLANSGVGCIGRAAVFCSDEPCNISQHINLMRLAGIEPEYVAAYLQTRFGRLQIQREKCGVGACGINFDRIRGILMPVLPAGIRREVVRRYARGKVGRAVALLEGGISSEGACR, via the coding sequence ATGATTGAAGTCGAACATCGAACATCGGACCCTTCACGAATCACGAATCACGAATCACGCCACCAGCGTATCCTCGGCCAGTACTTCACCCCGGAGCCCGTCGTCGCGCTGTGCTACCGAATGCTCCGCGACTTGGATCCCGACACGACCAACCCGAGCATCATCGATCCCTCGTGCGGGTCGGGTGCGTTCCTCTCCCACGCACTCGATCGCGGGCTTACCACTCCCGACCGTCTCTTCGGCGTCGAGAAGGACCCCTCAGTCGCTGAGACCATCCATCTGAGCGGTGTCAGGATCTTCATCGGCGACGGCCTCAGCCGGTCGAGCAACTGGCGCCCTGCCAAATCCGAAATCCCCAGTCCGAGATCCGAGATGGCGTTCGACTGGGTCGTCGGCAACCCGCCTTTCGGCAGTCGTGGGGAGAGCGACGTCGAGCCGGTGAAGGCCCACTTCAGCGTCTGGCGAGCAAATGGGGTGAGAGGTTCCTCCCGCTACCCGATCGAGATCCTGTTCCTGGAGCGGTTCGTCCAACTGGCGAAGCCGGGAGGGCATATCGCCGTCATAGTCCCCGATGGCATCCTCTCCAACGCGAGGCTGTCATACGTCCGCGAGTGGCTCTGTGAGCATGCCGAGATCATGGCCGTCGTCAGTCTGCCGCAGCGTACATTTCACCGCCAAGGAACCGCCGCCAAGGCGTCCGTGCTAGTTCTTCGCAAGAGGCACAGAATCGAAACGGACGAACGGGAATACGGGGGCGTGGAACTATGGGAGTATGCGGGTGTTCTGCACCGACTCCAGCACTCCCCCGTTCCCCCGTTCCGCGCGGGCGATCGGCTCGACCCGGCCTACTATCACCCCGATTTCACCGAGAACGCGCGATTCCTCTCGGGCCTCCCCGCTGTGGTCCCGCTCGGCGATCTGATCGGGTTCACTACCTATGGTGCGGTCGGCTCGCGCAAATACTCCCAATCCGGAGTGCGCTATATTACGCCTGCGAACCTGCTTCTGGACGATGAGGGGTACACCGTCGGCGTGGGTGTTCACAGTCCTGAGCGTTTCGTGGCGGAGGGATCGCACAGCGATCCGCCGAGGAGCCGCCTGCGCAGAGGCGACCTGCTCCTCGCAAACAGCGGGGTAGGGTGCATCGGGCGGGCGGCCGTCTTCTGTTCGGACGAGCCGTGCAACATCAGCCAACACATCAACCTCATGCGGCTGGCAGGGATCGAGCCAGAGTACGTCGCCGCCTACCTGCAGACGCGGTTCGGCCGCCTGCAGATTCAGCGTGAGAAATGCGGCGTCGGTGCGTGCGGTATCAACTTCGACCGGATCAGGGGCATTCTGATGCCGGTCCTGCCCGCAGGTATCCGCCGAGAGGTTGTCCGGCGGTACGCTCGAGGCAAAGTCGGGAGAGCCGTCGCGCTTCTCGAAGGAGGCATCTCATCGGAGGGGGCCTGCCGATGA
- a CDS encoding Fe-S-containing hydro-lyase, protein MSDAIMLRTPLTDEDVTTLRAGDRVLLSGVIYTGRDAAHKRLFELLKEDKPLPVDLRGQVIYYVGPTPAKPGRVIGSAGPTTSGRMDAYAPALIAYGLKGMIGKGLRTQAVRDAMQEHKAVYFGATGGAAALISRRIEKAEVVAYDDLGPEAIHRLEVVDFPLVVVNDAYGGDLYAEGVKAYAR, encoded by the coding sequence ATGTCAGACGCAATCATGCTCCGCACTCCACTGACCGACGAGGATGTCACCACCCTCCGCGCCGGAGACCGCGTCCTCCTCAGCGGCGTGATCTACACCGGTCGTGACGCCGCCCACAAGCGGCTGTTCGAGCTGCTCAAGGAGGACAAGCCTCTCCCTGTCGATCTGCGCGGGCAGGTGATCTACTACGTCGGCCCGACGCCCGCGAAACCCGGTCGCGTCATCGGTTCGGCCGGACCGACGACGAGCGGCCGGATGGACGCCTACGCCCCGGCGCTGATCGCGTACGGCCTCAAGGGCATGATCGGCAAGGGACTCCGCACGCAGGCGGTCCGCGACGCCATGCAGGAGCACAAGGCGGTCTACTTCGGCGCGACCGGAGGCGCTGCGGCGTTGATCTCTCGGCGCATCGAGAAGGCCGAAGTCGTCGCATACGATGACCTCGGCCCGGAAGCGATCCACCGGCTGGAGGTCGTGGACTTCCCGCTCGTCGTGGTCAATGATGCTTACGGCGGGGATCTCTATGCGGAGGGCGTGAAGGCGTACGCTCGATGA
- a CDS encoding fumarate hydratase has translation MRDIHASTITDAVAELCMTANYALGDDVFQALKDGAANEESPVGREVLAQLVENADIAREKQVPMCQDTGFAVVFVELGQEVHITGGLLTDAINAGVAKGYTEGYLRKSIVGHPLDRKNTGDNTPAVIHTEIVPGDKLKITVAPKGGGSENMSGVRMLKPSDGVEGVKRFVVETVKAAGSNPCPPIIVGVGIGGTMEKAAILAKKSLLRRVGEHNANPTDAALEDELLGLVNDTGIGPAGLGGRITALAVNIETHPCHIAGLPVAVNIQCHAARHKEIVL, from the coding sequence ATGAGAGACATACACGCTTCCACGATCACCGACGCCGTCGCCGAGTTGTGCATGACTGCCAACTATGCGCTCGGCGACGACGTGTTCCAGGCCCTGAAGGACGGCGCCGCGAACGAGGAGTCGCCCGTCGGCCGGGAGGTACTGGCACAGCTCGTCGAGAATGCCGATATCGCCCGCGAGAAGCAGGTCCCGATGTGCCAGGACACAGGCTTCGCGGTCGTTTTCGTCGAACTCGGGCAGGAGGTCCACATCACCGGCGGCCTGCTGACCGACGCGATCAACGCCGGGGTCGCGAAGGGCTACACCGAGGGCTACCTGCGCAAGTCAATCGTCGGCCACCCGCTCGACCGGAAGAACACCGGCGACAACACGCCCGCCGTCATCCACACGGAGATCGTGCCGGGTGACAAGCTCAAGATCACGGTCGCGCCTAAGGGCGGCGGCAGCGAGAACATGAGCGGCGTCCGGATGCTCAAGCCGTCCGACGGCGTCGAGGGCGTGAAGCGGTTCGTCGTCGAGACGGTCAAGGCCGCCGGATCGAACCCGTGCCCGCCGATCATCGTCGGAGTCGGCATCGGCGGCACGATGGAGAAGGCGGCGATCCTGGCGAAGAAGTCGCTACTGAGAAGGGTAGGGGAGCACAACGCGAATCCCACGGACGCGGCGCTCGAGGACGAACTCCTGGGGCTCGTAAACGACACGGGCATCGGGCCCGCCGGCCTCGGAGGGCGGATCACCGCGCTCGCGGTCAACATCGAGACGCACCCTTGCCACATCGCCGGCCTGCCGGTCGCGGTCAACATCCAGTGCCACGCCGCCCGGCACAAGGAGATCGTGCTGTAG
- a CDS encoding MBL fold metallo-hydrolase, whose translation MLIKWLGHASFLLQAADGTKVITDPYQSGAYGGGIMHRSIDVEPDIVTVSHDHSDHGYVEGVPGRFEVVNTPGDRTIAGIAISGVSAFHDPDKGAIRGPNMMFTVAVDGVRVAHLGDLGHELRAQEVEQIGQVDVLLIPVGGYYTIGPEQASRVIEMLKPRVAIPMHFKNEKVNLTIGPVDDFLRGKPNVRVPGVSEIEVTKDTLPAETEIVVLKPAL comes from the coding sequence GTGCTGATCAAGTGGCTTGGCCACGCGAGTTTTCTTCTGCAGGCGGCTGATGGGACGAAGGTCATCACCGATCCGTATCAGTCCGGCGCGTACGGCGGAGGAATCATGCATCGTTCCATCGATGTCGAACCGGACATCGTGACGGTCTCCCACGACCATTCCGATCATGGCTACGTCGAGGGAGTTCCGGGCAGATTCGAGGTGGTGAATACTCCGGGCGACAGGACCATCGCGGGTATCGCGATCAGCGGCGTGAGCGCCTTTCACGATCCGGACAAGGGTGCGATCCGCGGCCCGAACATGATGTTTACGGTCGCTGTTGATGGTGTGAGGGTCGCTCATCTCGGCGACCTCGGACATGAGTTGAGGGCCCAGGAGGTTGAGCAGATTGGGCAGGTTGACGTGCTGCTGATCCCTGTCGGCGGATACTATACCATCGGCCCGGAGCAGGCGTCACGGGTTATCGAGATGCTGAAGCCGAGGGTCGCCATCCCGATGCACTTCAAGAACGAGAAGGTCAACCTCACCATCGGCCCCGTGGATGATTTCCTGAGAGGAAAGCCGAATGTCAGGGTACCGGGCGTCTCCGAGATCGAGGTGACCAAGGACACGCTCCCCGCCGAGACGGAGATAGTCGTCCTGAAGCCTGCTCTGTGA
- a CDS encoding L-lactate dehydrogenase, with amino-acid sequence MKVSIIGGGGRVGSNAAYALQIGGLARELAIVDVARDMAEGEALDLRHGASVAASQKIYSGGYEACEGSDVVVITAGLRRKPDESRLDLINRNVALFRTLLDEVRKVRLADGAIMLVVSNPVDILTHLAVQSGVVPAKQVIGLGTVLDTTRFRSLLGEHFAVDPTDVDALILGEHGDSMVPIWSCAAINGVPLRSFPNYDEATVKGIFDFTRKSGAEVIRLKGGAGYAVGLAIKVVVDAIILDKKAVLPVSSLIQGYMGITDVCFSVPTVVGRRGVEKLIEIALSDDEKAALINSAGVLKQTIAQVQ; translated from the coding sequence ATGAAGGTCAGCATCATCGGTGGCGGCGGGCGAGTCGGATCGAACGCGGCGTATGCCCTGCAGATCGGGGGGCTGGCGAGGGAACTGGCGATCGTGGATGTCGCCCGCGACATGGCGGAAGGCGAGGCGCTCGATCTCAGGCACGGCGCGTCGGTCGCAGCGTCCCAGAAGATCTACTCCGGCGGCTACGAGGCCTGCGAGGGCTCGGATGTCGTTGTGATCACAGCCGGCCTTCGACGCAAGCCCGATGAGAGCCGCCTCGACCTGATCAACCGCAACGTCGCGCTCTTTAGGACGCTCCTCGACGAGGTGAGGAAGGTCAGGCTGGCTGATGGAGCGATTATGCTGGTGGTCTCCAACCCGGTAGACATCCTGACGCACCTCGCCGTCCAGTCAGGCGTCGTCCCGGCCAAGCAGGTCATCGGCCTCGGCACGGTCCTCGACACAACGCGCTTCCGATCGCTCCTCGGAGAGCACTTCGCTGTCGATCCCACCGATGTGGACGCCCTGATCCTCGGCGAGCACGGCGACAGCATGGTCCCGATCTGGAGCTGTGCCGCGATCAACGGTGTGCCGCTCCGCAGTTTCCCGAACTACGACGAGGCGACCGTCAAGGGCATCTTCGATTTCACCAGGAAGAGTGGCGCCGAGGTCATCCGCCTCAAGGGCGGCGCGGGATATGCAGTCGGCCTGGCGATCAAGGTGGTTGTCGACGCCATCATCCTCGACAAGAAGGCGGTTCTTCCGGTCTCTTCTTTGATACAGGGCTACATGGGTATAACAGATGTGTGCTTCAGCGTGCCGACGGTGGTCGGGCGCCGCGGAGTCGAGAAGCTGATCGAGATCGCCCTCTCGGACGACGAGAAGGCGGCGCTCATCAACTCCGCCGGCGTCCTGAAGCAGACGATTGCTCAAGTGCAGTGA
- a CDS encoding fumarylacetoacetate hydrolase family protein produces MKVVRYITPDSPQESIGILLNEKVFDFTSAYQALGMLERGVCECPMHSTMELLEKGLFTVETFVSALDFARKHGLEDRYTVANYKLLAPVRRPSKIMALGRNYMAHALESGYHIPTEPVFFSKANSSVIGPDEPVVYKKLLTRVDPEGELAVVIGREGANIAEEEAPSYVAGYTIMNDVTARDMQRDDLKLSSPWVRSKGIDTFGPMGPWIVLPDEIREPIELDIETRVNGEVRQKDNTRSLMFKVPKLISYISSFHTLFPGDVISTGTPEGMNPVQVGDIMEVEIEGIGVLRNPVVAE; encoded by the coding sequence ATGAAAGTCGTCCGCTACATCACCCCGGATTCACCGCAGGAGAGCATCGGCATCCTGCTCAACGAAAAGGTATTCGATTTCACTTCCGCCTACCAGGCCCTCGGAATGCTCGAGCGAGGAGTATGCGAGTGCCCGATGCACTCCACCATGGAACTGCTCGAGAAGGGTCTCTTCACGGTCGAGACCTTCGTAAGCGCGCTCGATTTCGCCCGCAAGCACGGCTTGGAGGACAGGTACACCGTCGCCAACTACAAGCTTCTCGCCCCGGTGAGGCGACCTTCGAAGATAATGGCGCTCGGGCGCAACTACATGGCGCATGCGCTGGAGAGCGGCTATCACATTCCGACCGAGCCGGTGTTTTTCAGCAAGGCGAACTCTTCCGTAATCGGCCCGGATGAACCGGTAGTCTACAAGAAGCTCCTCACACGCGTGGACCCCGAGGGCGAGTTGGCGGTCGTCATCGGCAGGGAAGGTGCGAACATCGCCGAGGAGGAAGCGCCGTCGTACGTCGCCGGCTACACAATAATGAATGACGTGACCGCGCGGGACATGCAGCGGGACGACCTGAAGCTATCGAGCCCGTGGGTGCGCTCGAAGGGCATCGACACGTTCGGGCCGATGGGCCCGTGGATCGTGCTGCCGGACGAGATCCGGGAGCCGATCGAACTCGACATCGAGACGCGCGTGAACGGCGAGGTCCGTCAGAAGGACAACACCAGAAGCCTGATGTTCAAGGTCCCAAAGCTGATATCATACATCTCGAGCTTCCACACGCTCTTTCCCGGCGACGTGATCTCGACCGGGACACCGGAGGGCATGAACCCGGTACAGGTCGGCGACATCATGGAGGTCGAGATCGAGGGGATCGGGGTGCTCAGAAACCCGGTGGTCGCGGAATAG
- a CDS encoding M20 family metallopeptidase, giving the protein MHVPIDNCYLTNLLTRLVDIPSVYPHEKEILLFLEEELARLGFATKRYPVTEGRWNILASIGDGSPILCLNAHCDTVQPTGDSIPKARIEGDTLYGLGSMDDKASVTAMIGAMKAIADSGTKLGGTLDLLISVDEEGDATGVRTAIPQGYRCDMAIVGEGTDLRIVPTHCGLVFLEVVTHGKATHGALPMEGINAIEQMFRLVTELREAVTDHQPHPKVGPPTLNLGILRGGDRPNRVPDRCEASLDIRLVPPMTVEWVLGRVREVFDRWGDKAEYKIIKRGGALDTPLDSPLIQSIRSVLDRVVGRSDEETVGWRGWTEAEAFQSGLGIDAVVFGPGELIRAHSANEYVSLEKVHLAARLYAEIALELFR; this is encoded by the coding sequence ATGCACGTTCCAATCGACAACTGCTATCTAACCAACCTGCTGACAAGGCTGGTGGACATACCGAGCGTGTACCCGCACGAGAAGGAAATCCTGCTCTTTCTGGAGGAGGAGTTGGCGCGGCTCGGTTTCGCGACGAAACGATATCCTGTGACGGAGGGCCGATGGAACATCCTCGCGAGCATCGGCGACGGCAGCCCGATCCTCTGCCTGAACGCGCACTGCGACACCGTTCAGCCGACCGGTGACTCGATCCCGAAGGCGCGGATCGAGGGCGACACGCTGTACGGGCTCGGATCGATGGACGACAAGGCGTCGGTCACGGCGATGATCGGAGCGATGAAGGCGATCGCCGACTCGGGCACCAAGCTCGGCGGCACGCTCGACCTGCTGATCTCCGTTGACGAGGAGGGCGATGCGACGGGCGTCCGGACCGCGATCCCCCAGGGCTATCGGTGCGACATGGCGATAGTCGGCGAGGGAACGGACCTGCGGATCGTCCCGACGCACTGCGGACTGGTGTTCCTCGAGGTCGTCACACACGGAAAGGCGACGCACGGTGCGCTTCCAATGGAGGGAATCAACGCCATCGAGCAGATGTTCCGGCTCGTGACCGAACTCCGAGAGGCCGTGACCGACCATCAACCCCACCCCAAGGTGGGGCCGCCGACGCTCAACCTCGGCATACTCCGAGGCGGCGACCGGCCGAACCGCGTGCCGGACCGGTGCGAAGCGTCGTTGGACATCCGGCTCGTTCCGCCGATGACGGTCGAGTGGGTGCTGGGCCGTGTGCGGGAGGTTTTCGACCGGTGGGGCGACAAGGCTGAGTACAAGATCATCAAGCGGGGCGGAGCGCTCGATACACCACTCGATTCGCCCCTCATACAGTCTATCCGCTCGGTGCTGGACCGCGTCGTCGGCAGGTCCGATGAAGAGACCGTCGGTTGGCGGGGATGGACCGAGGCCGAGGCGTTCCAGTCGGGCCTTGGGATCGACGCGGTGGTCTTCGGGCCGGGGGAACTGATACGCGCGCACTCGGCGAATGAATACGTCTCGCTGGAGAAGGTTCATCTGGCGGCGAGATTGTATGCGGAAATTGCGCTGGAGTTGTTTCGATAG